The following DNA comes from Acidobacteriota bacterium.
CCGCTGGAAAGCGTCAAGCTCAAGGTCAACATCCTTCCCAATCAACTGGTTCATTGGATCGAAGAGATTGAAAGGCACTTGTCCGAGTCCGAGGTCCCATTCTTCCTGAGAGCCCATGCAGGAAGCGGGGTAATCCGAATTTACTGTCATCTCGATCCTTCAACCCCTCAGGCGGTGCGGCTGGCAGGGCTGATCGATAGATGGCGGGGCTTGTTGCATTCGGTGCGAGGCAGCGTGGTGATTGAAAGGGGCCCGGCCGACCTGAAGAACCGGGTCGATGCCTGGGGCTATCGATACAAGGACCTGAAACTGATGAAGCAGATCAAGAACCGTCTCGACCCCCAGGAAATCCTGAACCCGGGAAGGTTCGTGGTTTGAACCCGGCCCGGCGGCCCGGGGGCAGTAGTCGCCGTTTGCCGTTCGGATAGCGGCCCTGGTCGCGAGACTGTCCCACACCCGAGGAACCAGTGGAATCACCGGCTCAACCAAATCAGGCAGGCAGTGCCGTCCCAGCGGACTTGACTCCTCAATGCGTCCACTGCGGGCTTTGCCTGCAAGCCTGTCCGACCTACATCGAGTTGGGCAAGGAGGCGGACTCGCCCAGAGGTCGCATCTATCTCATGCAAGCCCAGCAAAGCGGAAGGTTGCCGGTCGCCGGAAGTTTCGCCCAGCACATCTCCGCCTGCCTGGACTGCCGTGCCTGCGAGTCGGCTTGCCCTTCAGGCGTACCCTACGGCGAATTGGTGGAACAGGCCCGTGAGATCGTCGAGCAACAACTGAAACGTCCCCTCCTGGTGGAAATCCTCCGACGCTACGTCTTTGGCTGGGTTTTCCCCTCACCCCGCATCCTGCGGTTCCATTTTAATCTGCTGCGTCTTTACCAGCGCCTGGGATTGCAGGCATTGGTTCGGAGGCTGGCTGCCCTGAAGCTGATTCCGGCGCGGTTGGCTGGCCTGGAACGATTGCTTCCCGACCTTAGAAAACGCACCGACCCGGTCGAACTTGGAGCGATCTTCAGAAGCACCGGGCCCACCCGGTTCCGAGTGGGATTGC
Coding sequences within:
- a CDS encoding heterodisulfide reductase-related iron-sulfur binding cluster encodes the protein MTPQCVHCGLCLQACPTYIELGKEADSPRGRIYLMQAQQSGRLPVAGSFAQHISACLDCRACESACPSGVPYGELVEQAREIVEQQLKRPLLVEILRRYVFGWVFPSPRILRFHFNLLRLYQRLGLQALVRRLAALKLIPARLAGLERLLPDLRKRTDPVELGAIFRSTGPTRFRVGLLTGCVMNEIFAGIHRATIRVLQRNGCEIVVPSSQICCAALHAHAGITATAQEMAKRNIQTFEQAGVSAVIVNAAG